The DNA sequence AATGCCAAATGCGTCATCGCGCAGCCAGAGTCCAGTGGTTTCGGGGGCCTGACTCCGTGGGGAATCTAAATTTCACCACAGAACGGCACCTGGCTGTGACGTCGGGGGCCACTACCCCGTATTGTTGTGGAAAGGGAGAACCCCACAAGGCTCCTTAAATGAAAAACTCCGACGCGCCACAAATACAGCCTCAGGCAGTGCAAAAACTGACTGTGCCGCGCAGAAACGCCGTTTCCTTGCCGTCGGTCTCTGCACGCGTGCCAGCGCGCCATCAGCAGAATGTGTCACTCCGTATCGCTGTGGGAAGAAAGCACAAGTAGTCGTTTCCGACTACCAACGGGTCAGGGAAAGTGTTGAAGCATAGGGCGGCGTTTTGGGAGCCTCTACCGCATTACGCATCAGCGTTTTTTGTTcggaggtggaggaacaTCTCTTGATAGTGCACACGTGTAGCTTTGTTGCTCATCGTTTCGTCCACCATTTAGCGGGATGTTGAATGGCATGGCGGAGCCCATTATTGGCGCTATTTGAGACTGAACTGTCGGGTGGCTTTTTGTTTGAGGGGCTCGACAAGTCGTCCTTTTACATAGAGCAGGACGGTGCCGGCCATATAATCATCATGTGACTGTAATCTCTGGAAGGTGCAGCGAGCCACAGCGCACAAACTGAGTGCGGAGGAGCGGTAGTCTCAGTCAGAGCCATTTGAACGTCCACAGCTGCACATTAGCGCCGACTTGGCGGTGAATACGCACAATCATGGTATGGATGTAGTGATGATCCCGGGGAGATGACTGGTTGCATTTGGAGGCGTAACCACTGCTGTTTGTACCGTATCACACCACCTGTGAGAAGACGATGGGGAAAAAGACTTGGAAGTCAGAGTTTATCCAATCATTTTGTGTCGGGGTCAGAAGAGTCGAAAGCAAACGCGTTGACGCATGTGCGGCAGAAGCGGAATCGGTGGCCGTTCCAGCTGCTTCTGCAAGTGTAGCTACAGAGTTTTTGATCCGCCTCATTACTTTACTGCAGTGGAGCTGGGTGACGAGAAAGGGTTCGTATTCGCTGCTATAGCGGCCGCCACGGTTGATTAAGCTGCATTTTGTCTTAGTGCTCATCCCGTGGAAAAAGGGGGCTCAAGGCAGGGGTAGGACTACTACTGGTGTATGGATtaggaaagaaagtgctgcaGGGGTAAAATAGTGGGATACATGGCTCAATGCTGAGCGCCATGCGGGAACGTGCAAACCTTTCGATGCCGCGATTCCAGGTAAGAGGAAAGGAGTTGCGATCTTGATCTCTTGGCACGGCTGGTTTTCTTCGGACCCTCATCTATTTATGCGAGTTTCAGTTATTCTCAGTGTTGGCACTGTGTTGGTGTGTTCAGCGCGAAGGCCCTTTACACGTGGAAGTGCCTGCGGCACCGGGGGTCCATAACCACTGCCATCACACCACGTGGTTAGTTATATCCTTATCTCCTTCCTGTTCATTTCGTTTTGCACTGAGTTCCTGTGATGTTATTACCCTTCCTCTACTGCTTTTTTACCTCTCATTTCCCACCACTTCTTAACTCTTCATGGTGTGTTTGTGGATGCTTATCGATGATCAGTGATATTTGCGTTAGGTGAAGAACGGCgtgaggggaagagaagtaCTTAGTAACACGGTATCTTTCGCGGTCCCTGGACAATATCTGAAAGTGAGCCGGTACCACTTCTGCCTCCTCCGCTCCACCTTCATCCTAGTGGATTTTTAAATTGGTGTGACCAACACACATTGTTATATAAACGGAGTCACAGAACTGCGTTCCAACCGCCGCTACTGCCAGCACATAAACGGCTATGGGTTCCGGGGTAGGAAGACTCGGAGAGAAAAGCCACGGCCATGAGGGGGGAGTCTTCAGAGGAGAGAACGGTAATAAAACTGACAACACTATCGCAGCCGCTGGAGACAGCGTTGGTGAAAATGGCCCGCGTCTGCTAGATGGGCTGCCCGCAGTATCGACGGCGAGAGGAAGCAAAATAGCTGAGGACGATGTGGACGCCGACGATGAGGAAAGTGACTGTGATGCAAACCAGGATGATAACAGTCGTACgcaaaggaagaagttgGCACTCATCGTTAACAATGGCGATTGCGCCATTGCCCCAGAAAGTAGCCAGCAATTCAATGCAGTCCCTTGCACTGACCACCTTCCACAATCTACGCATCCTGCTGGGGGTGAAGAGATGATGAGAGTGCAGCAAACCTCAAACTCCGTACCCAATCCCGCAGAAGCAGTGGGTACAGAAACTATCGGTGATAGGGAGCGGACGCGTGACAGTGCTGACTGTCAACTCAGACTAAGTGCCTCACGCCGCAGGATCACACACGGCAGGGACGATAAATCCAACAGCACAAAGACAGCGCCGTCCTCGGAGTTTATCCTGGAAATGGATAAAACAGCGAACGGCTTATCAGACTACCCGAGCGACGGACCTGCACGCTCTAGCACCCAAGTCTCCCTGAGAGAACGAGGGCTGAAAGACATGACGTCGGTGCACAACCCGCAAGCTACACCCACAAGCATCCTGCGAAAAAACAGCTGTGAGACGCGTGAGCTATCCCACAACCTGCAGTCGAACGCAAGCGACACAAACACCATCGACGGATCAGATATCCCCTCGCGAAGCCCCCGAATGGGGCCGTCTCTCCCCGTGTCAACGAACATAAACGATGCTGATATGCTTAGTAGTCACGAGGAGATGGAAGATGACCTACAGCGCATCTCTGCGTTGATCAGACGTATGCACCAGCAGGGGAATGACCCCCTACCGGGGGAAGCAGGGGGTGCCTCTGTGGGTTACTACCCGTAATATCTACTTACTTTTTTAAGGTGtacctgttttgttttttacccTCTGGTTTAGTTGTATTGACTTGTTATGTTTTGCCGCACCATGCCCCCCCCCATCATCAATTTCATCTTTCCGCAGTGGTACATCTGCCTTAGTTGTTCTACCGTGTTGTGGGGGATGCACGTTGCCGCACGCGGCTAAATAGTatgtttccccttctttctcccccccccctctcatATCCGCTCgtattttcttgtttttttttttttgtgattgCTCCCTTACAAGTAAATAAGCGAACGAATTTGTTCATTTAACTGTCGATGAGAGCATTATTTCAGATGtctaatttttgttttcttttcaactTTGTCCGTTCGTTTGCCTTGTCGTGCTGGCATGCAGTGCACGCTGCACACGTGTAACCCATCGGTTGAGCCGCAAGAGAGGACCACCGTGAggatatgtgtatgtatatatacatacacatgcaCAATCTTTGTGGCCTATgcatttatgaaaatttaacACTCTTGAGCACCACGAAGAGCACAAAAACTGGACGATTACACCCCCTCCTAACACTTGCTCCCGCCCCCCTGCAAACGCaaaacccccccccccttcttctGTCCCTTTCATCTTGTCTCCCACCTTCTGCGGCACGACCCAAAACTTAGAGTCAAACTTTGGCAAAAAGTACACAAGGtaaggaggaaggaaataggggttgctttctttttaaaaaaagagagagaaaataaagggggGCTGACAAACAGCACTCCCTCCTCAAAGTCTCCAAATCTAACTTGGACGGCAGCAGTGAGGGCGGTGCTATACGTAGAACTGGTTAGCAAATCGAATCAGCAAGCGGCACGCAACCTCGACGTGAAAAGCCACCATGTTACGGCACACGCGTTTCTCCTTCACGCACCAGCGACCACACCTCGTACATTGGCAGTCGCTCGGCAAAACACATTTCGACGTATGTGTCATCGGCGCCGGTCCCGCTGGCATTGCGGCAGCCCTACGAGCTGTGGACTACAACAAACGGGTCTGTCTTGTAGAAGCAAAGCGTATTGGCGGTTGCGATCTGTGGAATGGCACACTTCAGTCGAAAACGTTGTGGGAAATGTCAAATTTTTTGGGGCGCGCGAGGGGAAGTTCCGCCGAACGGGTGTATGGAACTACCATTTCAAATTTTATGGAACTCGACGATGAACGCATGCTGCAGACATTGCAAGAGGTGAGCGAGACGCGGGAAAAGCAGGTACTATCTGCCCTCAGCGCCTCTAACGTGGCGTTACTCTACGGTCGCGCCGCTTTTGCTAGCCCTCATGAGTTAGAGGTCAGTAGCCGCGAGGCAAAGGAGTACCGAACGGTGACGGCTGATTATTTCATCATCGCCACAGGTTCTGTCCCTGTCACGCAGCCACATGTGCCCGTGGACCACAAGAACGTGGTGACTTCCGATGACCTTATGACGTTACCGCTGCCAAAAAGCATGGTAGTGGTGGGTGGCGGCGCGCTTGGCAGTGAATTCGCGACGACATACGGCAGGCTTGGTAAGACCAAGGTGTTTCTACTAGACAAGAAGGAGCGCATAATGCCgaaggaagatgatgatgtggcAGCAACGATACAGAAGGGAATGGAAAAGCATGGCGTAGAGGTGCACCAAGATTGCTTGCTGTACAGCTTACAATCACTGACCAAAAGTGAGAGTGATGGCCAGGAGACACCAAATGACGGCACCTCGGGGAATGGAGTTCGCTATACCATCATGCACCGCAAGACACATGAACTTCAGACGTACGAAGTGGAGCGGGCCCTCATCGTGACTGGGCGCCGACCGAATTACTTCGGACTGGGCCTACGTAATACTAACTGCGAAGTGCGCGACGGGGTACTTGTGCTAGACGAGTTTGGCAGGTGTGTAAACCAAAAACACATTTACGCCGTGGGAGACGCAACAGGTCGTGACAGGTCAGTTAGTATGGGCGAAGCGAAGGGGCGGTTGGCAGTAGATCATATATACAGTCCACACATAACGGAGCCGCTTCACCCCGACCATTCCAGAATTGTATTCCTAGACACTGCCGTAGCTTCCGtgggaaaaaacgaaaagcagtgcagagaaaaaaatgtatcgTATGTAGTGGCCAAGTATGGGTTTGAACTCTGCAGTCGCAACGTGGCTGCGAGCAACACCGAAGGGTTTGTAAAAATACTCGCGAGTAATGACAGTAAAAAGACGCTTCTCGGCGTTCACGTAGTGGGATGGAGCGCAAGTACTATCGTAGAGTTCGCTACCGCGGCGATTCAACGTAAACAGTCGGCATACGAGCTGAGTGAAATGCTCACAGCGTACCCATCCGTTTCACAAGCATTTCTAGAGTGCTTGCGCGTCATATTGGGCACATCCATGTTAAAACCCGGTACATTCCCCGGTCTCGTCTGCAATACATGGACTCCGTCTGACTGTGAGCGAGGTCGGGGCTATTGTTCGCTGGGAAATGCTCAAGGCGGTGGCAAACAATAGGTGGCAAAGCAGCCGATGGTGAGGCAAAGCTGAAAAGCAACCGAGGATATCGGGCGACTCTAAATGTTTGTGGAAGCACACAAGCCTACGGCCCCGTAAAGGGCCCAAATTGCGGATGGCGTGACTGCTGGATGTTCAGTTACAGCTCTTCCATCGTCATGTGTATACGTTTTAGGGATATGTGAGAGTACTGTTGTGCGCTGGTCCAAAGCAGATCGCATGAGGGCATAAGATCCAGGACAGTGTATTAttacttcccttccctcaccctcatccattttcttctttttttaccacCCCTCTTATCAGTGAGTTCATAATCAATCGTCTCCTTCCTTCGAAGGTGAGAGACCTATCGACTCCCTACCTTACCTGTCTTTCGCCTCTCTGCTTTGTTTCATACCGTGCAGTGTTCTGTATACCGTTATGGCCATGGCTGAAATGCGCGGGGAGGGCGAAATCCTCCCCGCGATAAGCAGTCATTACCAACGGCAACGGGAAAGAAAGCACGTCATCGTGATATAACTTTGAAACGTCTGCGTGCGGACGTTACAACGATccaaatgtgtgtgtgggtgggGGGGAGGGACTACCCCGATGTTTGAGTACTCACTATGGCGAGGGCCTCATGCATGATGTTTTATCggacacacatacacacaaatgaATGTCGTATCTTAACCAACTTGTAGGCAGGCGCGCTGTCCTTTAGCCGTTGGAACTACTTTGATTGCTGTAGCTTgactgaattttttttttttcgttcggCCGATCCACTTTCTCTCAAACCTTGTCCCTCATTATTAGTGCTTCGACATTGCTTCTAGTGTTTCTGTCGGAGTGCTTCGGTGTATTCCCGCGGGTGCTGCAGTCGAGGCGGTCCCACAAGGCAAAACCGCGACGAAGGAGGGAACGTTAGGAAAGGAgcagaaactgaagaagaagcCCAAGGAGctgaaaaaataagaaaggttTAACAACAGGTAACAGGGGTTGAAGTGGAGTTAGAGAAGGGAAGATTAGAAAGTCGGAGGGGAGAAGCGGGGGGAGGAATTACAGAACTGCAGAAAGGGATACGGGCCAATCCACTTAGCCGCCCGTCCCTCGTGGCCGTGTTGACCCGTTGGACAAACGGTTGCTTTGTACGGCTATCGGCCACGACGGGACGTCATCTAGTGATCAGCTGGACAAATCAAATATCACAGGTTGCGAGTTAACACATACAGCAGAAGTTCTAGTGAGCGACTCACGTAGTGGCTAAGCAACTGAAGTTTCAATGAATTGTCGTGAGATCATAAGGAAGCTTCTGCTCAACCCAGCGCACAACAATGCCGCCACAAGAACTGCCCAAGGAGATAATGGAGACAGTAACCAGCGGGCGTACACTCGCATCTCACGCCTTGCCGCGTTCCAGAGCGCCCAGACACAAGAAAGCACTCCTAAAACCAATGGAACCGGACGGGCAACGACAGAGGGGTTAACGGAGGCTGAGGTGCGGTGGTTAGTGATGGAGTCCCGGGCGCTGTTCATGTCGCAGCCGATGCTAGTAGAAATTGCCGCCCCCGTGAGAATTTGCGGGGATGTGCACGGACAGTACACCGACCTCCTGCGACTCTTCGACTTGGGAGGCTTCCCTCCAGATGCAAATTACATTTTTCTCGGGGACTACGTAGACCGTGGTGACCAGTCATTGGAAACAATCTGTCTCTTGCTCGCATATAAGTTGAGCTTCCCTGAGACCTTCTTCCTCCTACGTGGCAACCACGAGTGTAGTAGCATCAACCGTATATACGGTTTCTTCGATGAGTGCAAGAGGCGGTATAGTGTCCGCTTGTGGAAACAGTTCACCGATACTTTCAACTGCATGCCAGTGGCTGGATTGGTTGAAGGACGTATCCTCTGTATGCATGGTGGGCTCAGTCCCGAACTCACTGATCTCGATCAGATACGTCGCATTCTCCGCCCCACGGACGTGCCCGATAGTGGACTGATATGCGATTTGTTATGGTCTGATCCCAGCACGAATATGGAGAGTAACTGGAGTGAGAATGACCGCGGCGTGTCGTGGACCTTTAGTGAGAGTGTCGTGAAGTCTTTCAATAAGAAGTTTGACCTCGACCTCATTTGCCGTGCGCACCAGGTGGTGGACGCGGGTTATGAATTCTTCGCAGCACGGCAGCTTGTGACAGTTTTCTCTGCGCCGAACTACTGCGATGAGTTTGACAACGCCGGTGcatttatgtgtgtggatgAAAATCTGATGTGTAGCTTTGTACAGATTGAACCAACACGTACGCTGCTGAGGTACTTCTTTTAGCGTTATGGAAGGTACTCATGCGGTTGTTGGGAGACCCTTGGATTCAGGGAGTGGATCGTGGGGCATGTGTCAGTGCGCATGCCTGGAGGGTACAAAGGAACGAGGAATAAATCGAAGATGAGGTGTCGCGCACGGACAATGCCTCTCTCCCCTCCACGTGCACCCGCCtaccctttttccttcgttaCGGCGCTGCTTGTGTCTGCTCTACTTCCGCGTGTACATGGGGATCCCTTGCGGCTCAACGCAGCACGGCCCCGCGCGCAGATGAAATCCAAAGGAGTGGGTAGCGCGAGATTGGAAGGGGGACTcaaagggaagggagggggaatttGCACAGTATAACGTATGTTAAACTTTTATACACACACCGAAGTGACAGAGTACAATTACATAATGTGCATGAAACGGAGTAAAAGAGGCGCCAGATAACGGCTGACAGTGGAGTGTAACCAACACATCCTCTTCGCACCTCTATAGATGGGCTTCCCCCGACGATAAGGAGTGGCTCGGAGGGAGTCGAAGGGCGGACTTTGGGCCAGGTGTTGGAcagaaaaagtgaaacaCTGCTTTCCCGCCACTGTTTTTCTCTGCTGCGCCTTTATGTATTACCTCTTCCTCACTGATCCTAACTCACAACGACAACTTTGCATCTTATCGCATGGCTGTGCGCTGATAAACTTTCGAGGATGATCCGACTTGTGAGTTCCTTCGGGTTTCTTTCAGGATATACATCCGGTTTACTATCTGTTTATTGCTTTAATTTTATCCCCATCCTCCTGGTCATTGCTTTTTCGCACCCTCCAGTAGAAGCAAGTCCTCCCCTTGCATAGGTTAAACCACATACGCGAAGTGTGGAGAGCGTAGAAACCAAAAAGTGTTGAAAGGGTAAGTAAAATAAACGTTAAAACGCAAGGGGGAATCGAGCACATaacttccattttcttttgctttgatAGGAAACGCTGAGACATTACCGGAGAGGCCAAAAAGTAGTGCAAACATGTCAGGTGGTGCGGCCCTACCGGTTTCCCAGATGGAGTTGCACAAGGTGAATGAAGTGCAGTTCGAGATATTTAAGGAGAGGCAAATCAAAAGTTACGCCGTGTGCCTTGTCGAGCACGCCAAGTCGTATGAACGCGGCCGACCAGTCCGGGGAGGCATCAATGATTTGCGTATGGGTACCACTGACTTCGAATTCGCATGCGAGACATGTCATAGGAAGCACCCAGAGTGCCCTGGACACTTCGGATACATCGAGCTCGCAGAGCCTGTCTTTAATATTGGCGTCTTCGATCTTGTACTGCAGGTGTTGAAGTGTGTTTGCAAAACGTGCGGGGCTCTCCTCCTTAACACGCGCGAACAGGACGTACATAAGAAGTTGCAGCACATGACAGGCCTCAACCGTCTTCGGCAAGTTGCGAAGATGGCTGAGGCAAAGTGCCGCGTCTCCACCAGCACCGAAGACGATATGGGGATTGACGGCTTTGATAGTGCCCCTTTCAATGGCGGATCAGGAATGGGGCCAGGCGCGACACGGGGTTGTGGTGCGTCTCAACCCCGCGTAAGTCGCTTTTATGGTATCTACCCAACACTCGTTATCAAGGCAGTACATGAGGAACAAGACGCCGAGTGGCACGCTGATAAGGTGCGACAGGTGCTTGACCGCGTGTCCGATGATGATGCTCGCTTGATGGGCTTCGACCCTCAACGTTGCCACCCACGGGATCTTGTGCTCACTGTGCTTCCAGTTCCACCCCCGCAGGTGCGGCCCGCAATATCCTTCGGCGGTCTCAGGTCAGATGATGAACTCACGCATCAGATCATGTCCATTGTGAAACGCAACAACCAACTACGCAGGGATAAGGAGTCAGACGTGCAGGCAGCAATTGACCGGAGCCGGGCTTTATTGCAAGAACATGTGGCGACATATTTCAATAACGCTTCCACATACTATAAGCCAACGAAGGTGAATGACACAAAGAAGCTAAAGTCATTAACGGAGCGCTTGAAGGGGAAGTACGGTAGACTGCGTGGAAATCTAATGGGGAAGCGGGTGGACTTCTCCGCTCGAACCGTCATCACAGGCGATCCGAACATTGACGTGGATGAAGTAGGTGTACCCTTTTCTGTCGCGATGACGCTTACATTCCCCGAGCGAGTGAACACAGTAAATAAGAAGCGACTGACGGAGTTTGCCCGGCGCACGGTCTACCCGTCGGCGAATTACATACACCATCCGAATGGCACCATAACAAAACTCGCGCTCTTGCGTGACCGCTCCAAGGTGACGCTAAACATCGGTGACGTTGTGGAGAGGCATGTGATTAATGGGGATGTCGTCTTGTTCAACCGACAGCCGACATTGCATCGCATGAGTATGATGGGCCACAGGGTTCGGGTTCTCAACTATAACACTTTCCGGCTTAATCTCTCTTGTACCACACCATACAATGCTGACTTCGATGGTGACGAAATGAATTTGCACGTGCCGCAGAGTCTCTTAACGAAAGCAGAGCTGATTGAAATGATGATGGTTCCAAAGAACTTCGTCTCGCCCAATAAGTCTGCTCCGTGCATGGGTATTGTGCAAGACAGTCTGCTGGGTAGTTACCGGTTGACGGACAAGGACACATTCCTCGATAAGTACTTTGTGCAAAGCGTGGCACTTTGGCTGGATCTTTGGCAGTTACCCATTCCCGCCATTCTGAAACCCCGACCCCTCTGGACCGGAAAGCAGGTATTTTCACTTATCCTTCCTGAGGTTAACCATCCAGCAACACCACAGGACCGGCCCCCCTTTCCTCACAATGATTCCGTAGTGATGATACGACGTGGTCAGTTGTTATGTGGACCAATCACTAAGAGTATCGTTGGTGCTGCACCGGGATCACTCATTCACGTTATATTTAATGAGCATGGATCTGATGAAGTGGCACGCTTCATCAACGGCGTGCAGCGCGTGACGACGTTTTTCTTACTTAACTTCGGTTTCAGCGTTGGGGTTCAAGACACCGTAGCTGACAGTGACACCTTGCGGCAGATGAATGATGTCCTCGTGAAAACACGGAGGAATGTTGAAAAAATTGGTGCGGCTGCCAACAACCGTACACTGAACCGCAAGGCTGGTATGACACTTCTGCAGTCATTCGAAGCAGATGTCAACAGCGCACTGAACAAGTGCCGCGAAGAGGCAGCAAAGAAGGCACTGAGCAACGTCCGTCGCACTAACAGCTTCAAGGTGATGATTGAAGCGGGCAGTAAGGGTACAGATCTGAACATATGTCAAATTGCCGTCTTTGTTGGGCAACAAAACGTCGCGGGAAGCCGTATTCCATTCGGTTTTCGTAGGCGCACGCTTCCACACTTTATGCTTGACGATTATGGTGAGACGTCACGCGGCATGGCAAACCGTGGTTACGTTGAGGGTCTGAAACCGCacgagttttttttccacacaaTGGCTGGTCGTGAGGGTTTGATCGATACTGCGGTGAAAACCTCTGATACAGGCTACCTGCAGCGTAAGCTTATCAAGGCGCTAGAAGATGTCCACGCAGCCTACGACGGTACTGTGCGAAATGCAAACGATGAACTAATTCAGTTTATGTACGGTGAAGACGGTCTTGACGGGGCCCGTATAGAGGGTGGGCAGCtgttccctcttccctttcgGGACGATAAGGAGATGGAAGACACGTACAAATATGAGTACGACGTGGATGGCACCTTCAGTGGGAAGGTTGGTGGTAACTATATGGATCCCCACGTTAGGAAGATGCTACGCGCTGATCCCCAAAATGTTCGGAAACTTCAGGAAGAATATGAACAGCTTACGGCGGACCGCGAGTGGTCACGCAAAATGCTTGACCTCGAGGATCGTGATAAACTGAAGCTTAACCTCCCTGTTAATCCAGGTCGACTTATCCAAAACGCGCGCAGTACTATGGGCAAACGTAGTCAAGTGTCCAACCTGAGCCCCATCACTATTATCGACCACGTGCGGAAACTTCAAGAAGATCTCATGAAACTCTTTCCATCTTACCACCGGGGAGGGGATGGATACATCAGGAATACGTTGAGTCGTGAGCGCATTGAAAGTGCGCTTACTCTCTTCAACGTTCATTTGAGGCAGCTACTTGCGTCAAAAAGGGTGCTGAAGGAATATAAACTTAACGATAGGGCTTTTGAGTATCTTCTCAAGGAAATTAGAACCAAGTACCACCAGTCACTCACCACGCCGGGTGAGAACATTGGGGCAATCGCTGCGCAGTCGTGTGGTGAACCTGCCACACAAATGACACTTAACACGTTCCACAATGCGGGAATTTCCTCAAAGAACGTTACCCTCGGTGTGCCACGTTTACTGGAGCTTCTAAACGTCTCACGAAACCAAAAGCACGCGAGCATGACAGTGTCTCTGTTTCCACCATATGATGAAAAGCGAAATGCGCAAAAGGCCCAGCATCTCATTGAATACTGCACGCTGGAGAGTATCACAAGGCGCATACAGTTCATCTACGACCCTGACCCACGTCACACCGTTGTGGAGGCTGATCGTGACATCCTAGAACTAGAGTGGAATGTTATGGATGAAAGCGATGCAGAGCTAAGAATACAGGAGGTAGTGGCAGGTTCGCCATGGGTGGTGAGGTTGGAGCTCGACGTGGATATGGTCACCGACAAGGCCCTCGATATGAAGGATGTGAAGCAAGCTATCCTGCGAGTGGATGAAAGCTACATAATTGAAACGGGAATGGCTAACAATGTGCGCCAGCGGACCATAAGAATGCGGTCCAGATATAACGAAGGAGCTGACTCGATCCCACAGCTTAAGCGTGAAATCCCAgcccttcttgcgcgggttCACTTGCGTGGTATTCCCGGTGTGCGTCGGGCGCTGCTGAAGGACACCACCGAATTCACTGTAGATCAGGCAACGGGGAAAATGAGTGGCAACAAAATATGGGCAATAGACACGGACGGCACGGCATTGCGACGTGCTTTTATTGGTGTCGTAGGTGAGGATGGTAAGAACATTATTAATGCGGTGAAAACGAGTAGCAACAAAGTGCCTGAGGTATGTAGTCTTCTTGGTATTGAGGCGGCGAGATCAAAGATGTTGACGGAACTTCGTGAGGCTTACCTGGCCTATGGTCTCAATATTAACTACCGCCACTATACTATACTGGTGGATACGATATGTCAGCATGGGTACCTGATGGCTGTTTCTCGCTCAGGAATCAACCGCTCCGATACGTCGGGTCCGTTGATGCGCTGTTCATTTGAAGAAACTGTTAAGGTGCTTATGGCGGCTGCATCTTTTGGCGAGTGCGATCCCGTGCGTGGGGTATCAGCAAATCTTGTGCTCGGTAACCAAGCGCGCGTTGGTACGGGGCTTTTCGATCTTGTTCTCAACATGGCAGCGCTGCAGCAGGCTGTACCGCAGGCAGAAGCGGTTGCACCCGGAAAGGATGTAAATGTGTATCACAGTCTCGGGTCCACGCTGCAGCAAAATATCCAATCCTCCATTGCGTACCGACCAAGAGATCATGATGCAACACCGTTTGTAAACAATGCCAGTCTGTTTCTCCGCCAGGGTTTCGGTGGGGGGTCCTCCTCCGCACCAGTAACGGCCTCGGCCCCATACAACCCTTCGACGACGTACCACGGCGGTCGGCTCGAAGCGAGCGCAGTGCACAGGAGTCAAGCTTATTCTACATCCCCCGCTTTGGAATACGGAGGGCGGGAAGCAAGCGCCTCACAAATGTACAGCGTTATGTCTTCCGCCAGCGCGTTCAACCCAGTTTCAACGCGGATG is a window from the Trypanosoma brucei brucei TREU927 chromosome 8, complete sequence genome containing:
- a CDS encoding RNA polymerase IIA largest subunit (identical to GB:AAA30229.1: RNA polymerase IIA largest subunit {Trypanosoma brucei} (PMID:2924350)), with translation MSGGAALPVSQMELHKVNEVQFEIFKERQIKSYAVCLVEHAKSYERGRPVRGGINDLRMGTTDFEFACETCHRKHPECPGHFGYIELAEPVFNIGVFDLVLQVLKCVCKTCGALLLNTREQDVHKKLQHMTGLNRLRQVAKMAEAKCRVSTSTEDDMGIDGFDSAPFNGGSGMGPGATRGCGASQPRVSRFYGIYPTLVIKAVHEEQDAEWHADKVRQVLDRVSDDDARLMGFDPQRCHPRDLVLTVLPVPPPQVRPAISFGGLRSDDELTHQIMSIVKRNNQLRRDKESDVQAAIDRSRALLQEHVATYFNNASTYYKPTKVNDTKKLKSLTERLKGKYGRLRGNLMGKRVDFSARTVITGDPNIDVDEVGVPFSVAMTLTFPERVNTVNKKRLTEFARRTVYPSANYIHHPNGTITKLALLRDRSKVTLNIGDVVERHVINGDVVLFNRQPTLHRMSMMGHRVRVLNYNTFRLNLSCTTPYNADFDGDEMNLHVPQSLLTKAELIEMMMVPKNFVSPNKSAPCMGIVQDSLLGSYRLTDKDTFLDKYFVQSVALWLDLWQLPIPAILKPRPLWTGKQVFSLILPEVNHPATPQDRPPFPHNDSVVMIRRGQLLCGPITKSIVGAAPGSLIHVIFNEHGSDEVARFINGVQRVTTFFLLNFGFSVGVQDTVADSDTLRQMNDVLVKTRRNVEKIGAAANNRTLNRKAGMTLLQSFEADVNSALNKCREEAAKKALSNVRRTNSFKVMIEAGSKGTDLNICQIAVFVGQQNVAGSRIPFGFRRRTLPHFMLDDYGETSRGMANRGYVEGLKPHEFFFHTMAGREGLIDTAVKTSDTGYLQRKLIKALEDVHAAYDGTVRNANDELIQFMYGEDGLDGARIEGGQLFPLPFRDDKEMEDTYKYEYDVDGTFSGKVGGNYMDPHVRKMLRADPQNVRKLQEEYEQLTADREWSRKMLDLEDRDKLKLNLPVNPGRLIQNARSTMGKRSQVSNLSPITIIDHVRKLQEDLMKLFPSYHRGGDGYIRNTLSRERIESALTLFNVHLRQLLASKRVLKEYKLNDRAFEYLLKEIRTKYHQSLTTPGENIGAIAAQSCGEPATQMTLNTFHNAGISSKNVTLGVPRLLELLNVSRNQKHASMTVSLFPPYDEKRNAQKAQHLIEYCTLESITRRIQFIYDPDPRHTVVEADRDILELEWNVMDESDAELRIQEVVAGSPWVVRLELDVDMVTDKALDMKDVKQAILRVDESYIIETGMANNVRQRTIRMRSRYNEGADSIPQLKREIPALLARVHLRGIPGVRRALLKDTTEFTVDQATGKMSGNKIWAIDTDGTALRRAFIGVVGEDGKNIINAVKTSSNKVPEVCSLLGIEAARSKMLTELREAYLAYGLNINYRHYTILVDTICQHGYLMAVSRSGINRSDTSGPLMRCSFEETVKVLMAAASFGECDPVRGVSANLVLGNQARVGTGLFDLVLNMAALQQAVPQAEAVAPGKDVNVYHSLGSTLQQNIQSSIAYRPRDHDATPFVNNASLFLRQGFGGGSSSAPVTASAPYNPSTTYHGGRLEASAVHRSQAYSTSPALEYGGREASASQMYSVMSSASAFNPVSTRMSSVAHSYSEYSEASSYHLQHSVAPTSMQASLPRTDNSMTMQGIGSVSVPYTPHAMSSAAPPSQVYASTEVGRSHSEDSRSQSALYVPTLSPTHAGYAIRGDEPSTHRSDSNVMWREAGGGREQDEEDDLSTNYMPTAKTPQQVAPPTAAEFGDEEEEEQ